One Halobaculum roseum DNA segment encodes these proteins:
- a CDS encoding HAD family hydrolase: MEYDAVVFDMDGVLVERSPSWVFDDAAERTLAEAGIDDPTAREFRVVRTLEGGLETARELFESSHGVAFDDLWRRRNELVTENQVTAMTEGEKALYDDAHALLDLPAARGIVSNNQHGAVERVLEQFGLDDRFDTYYGLGPGVEDVGAEKPGTRYMDRALADLAPDRAVYVGDRSSDVAAAHNVGIDAAFVRREFNTDDDLDPEPTFDVDSLHELRETLVSGT; the protein is encoded by the coding sequence ATGGAGTACGACGCCGTCGTGTTCGACATGGACGGGGTGTTGGTGGAGCGGTCGCCGTCGTGGGTGTTCGACGACGCTGCCGAGCGGACGCTGGCCGAGGCGGGCATCGACGACCCGACCGCCCGGGAGTTCCGGGTCGTCCGGACGCTGGAGGGCGGGCTCGAGACGGCCCGCGAGCTCTTCGAGTCGTCCCACGGGGTCGCCTTCGACGACCTGTGGCGCCGCCGCAACGAACTCGTCACGGAGAACCAGGTGACCGCGATGACGGAGGGCGAGAAGGCGCTGTACGACGACGCCCACGCCCTCCTCGATCTCCCTGCCGCCCGCGGTATCGTGAGCAACAACCAGCACGGCGCCGTCGAGCGCGTTCTCGAACAGTTCGGTCTCGACGACCGCTTCGACACCTACTACGGCCTCGGTCCGGGCGTCGAGGACGTCGGCGCCGAGAAGCCGGGAACGCGGTACATGGACCGGGCGCTCGCGGACCTGGCGCCCGACCGGGCGGTGTACGTCGGGGACCGCTCCTCCGACGTTGCCGCCGCGCACAACGTCGGTATCGACGCCGCGTTCGTCCGCCGGGAGTTCAACACCGACGACGACCTCGACCCGGAGCCGACGTTCGACGTCGACTCGCTGCACGAGCTGCGCGAGACGCTCGTCTCCGGGACGTAG
- a CDS encoding type II toxin-antitoxin system HicB family antitoxin, protein MSTKRDIRLIETDDGEFAAVDEESGVTGTGMTREEALSNLDAETSTPDDDAALGDRLRGMAGDLDVDPVESVREIRERT, encoded by the coding sequence ATGAGCACGAAGCGCGACATCCGTCTCATCGAGACGGACGACGGCGAATTCGCCGCCGTCGACGAGGAATCCGGCGTCACCGGAACCGGGATGACCCGGGAAGAGGCGCTATCAAACCTCGACGCCGAGACCTCGACTCCCGACGACGACGCGGCGCTCGGAGATCGCCTCCGCGGCATGGCCGGAGACCTCGACGTGGACCCCGTCGAATCCGTCCGCGAGATCCGCGAGCGAACGTAG
- a CDS encoding DUF7718 family protein, protein MSDGPREYDREFTTPLQCRVRRRIGYTSDNGTITRFVVQIEYDRGDEWEPVVRFDHDPESDFGHDVLEEGVHMDVYRDGEKIDGGEVFPPMPPSEALSFAEEHLSEHGERYVKRYEEWHGIRNQ, encoded by the coding sequence ATGAGTGACGGGCCGCGCGAGTACGACCGCGAGTTCACCACGCCGCTCCAGTGCCGCGTTCGGCGGCGGATCGGCTACACCTCCGACAACGGGACGATAACCCGCTTCGTCGTGCAGATCGAGTACGACCGCGGCGACGAGTGGGAACCCGTCGTCCGCTTTGACCATGACCCCGAATCGGATTTCGGGCACGACGTGCTAGAAGAGGGGGTCCACATGGACGTGTACCGTGACGGCGAGAAGATAGACGGCGGCGAGGTGTTCCCGCCGATGCCGCCGAGCGAGGCGTTGTCGTTCGCCGAAGAACACTTATCCGAACACGGCGAACGGTATGTCAAGAGGTACGAGGAATGGCACGGAATACGGAACCAATGA
- a CDS encoding MarR family transcriptional regulator, producing the protein MKGVTPAWHEFAMQLNFSRGLDPYFAAHAVVRASGGSREIEFTRDGETWLAKLYYQSSGIQHPGARLPTGTEWELDTVREFRVTVKRRGDEDEPGQQSFNAHLRPRWKGMRVEKSNGETTELPLPSGMREGVNIRVNGSNIRPTRYLPLLRDAARALDLNPDYFTEPDETSTVRDAERYVRLLEDASGPVHARDGPIAKLGHLLENDRSGYRKVVQNDTDGEGNDVPGYYHTVTLGPGRVAEAWPNHELPKEIKHYRARHAEPLDEDNPLRHPKVGASYQVNRWDGSLGVTDDDLARLERELDQALHSVLREAGVPLDPPGGDGSPPYQPDPYFPAEIGDHTEPPKLNLTELESEQEHVVVRELAKTGGVSPVEGEVIEYLLADGGTASAADIAEEHGRHVGSVRRALRRMDDLIDRKYGEVALASNHIAEMLHSAVSELRDASTRLSEATGEALVSATRGLDETTSALRTWLAKHGCETESRGQAIKKLRLGEFDPSGLRGYQNVKDELRRGLSLWTDAGRNPADFKNAAVMFRRSDRRSPQVMDATRLLELREHV; encoded by the coding sequence ATGAAAGGCGTCACGCCGGCATGGCACGAGTTCGCCATGCAACTCAACTTCTCCCGCGGGCTCGATCCCTACTTCGCCGCGCACGCCGTCGTCCGCGCCTCCGGCGGCTCACGTGAAATCGAGTTCACCCGCGACGGCGAAACGTGGCTCGCGAAGCTCTACTACCAGAGTTCTGGGATTCAGCATCCCGGCGCTCGACTCCCGACCGGCACCGAGTGGGAGCTAGACACCGTTCGCGAGTTCCGGGTCACGGTCAAGCGCCGCGGCGACGAGGACGAGCCCGGCCAGCAGTCCTTCAACGCGCACCTCCGGCCCCGCTGGAAGGGGATGCGCGTCGAGAAATCGAACGGCGAGACCACCGAGCTACCCCTTCCCAGCGGGATGCGCGAGGGAGTGAACATCCGTGTGAACGGATCGAACATCCGCCCGACGCGCTACCTCCCGCTCCTGCGCGACGCCGCCCGAGCGCTCGATCTGAATCCCGACTACTTCACCGAGCCCGACGAGACGAGCACGGTCCGCGACGCCGAGCGGTACGTTCGCCTCCTGGAGGACGCGAGCGGTCCCGTTCACGCCCGCGACGGTCCGATCGCGAAGCTCGGTCATCTGCTCGAAAACGACCGGAGCGGCTACCGCAAGGTCGTGCAGAACGACACGGACGGCGAAGGCAACGACGTTCCGGGGTACTATCACACCGTCACGCTCGGTCCGGGGCGCGTCGCTGAAGCGTGGCCCAACCACGAACTCCCGAAAGAGATCAAGCACTACCGCGCCCGTCACGCCGAGCCGCTCGACGAGGACAACCCGCTGCGACACCCGAAGGTCGGCGCCTCCTATCAGGTGAACCGATGGGATGGATCGCTCGGTGTCACCGACGACGATCTCGCTCGCCTCGAACGCGAGCTAGATCAAGCGCTTCACTCGGTGCTCCGGGAAGCCGGTGTGCCGCTCGACCCGCCGGGCGGTGACGGCTCTCCTCCCTACCAACCCGATCCGTACTTCCCGGCCGAGATCGGCGACCACACTGAGCCGCCGAAACTGAATCTCACCGAGCTCGAATCTGAGCAAGAGCACGTCGTCGTTCGTGAACTCGCCAAGACCGGCGGCGTCTCACCCGTGGAAGGGGAGGTTATCGAGTACCTCCTTGCGGACGGTGGGACCGCCAGCGCCGCCGATATCGCCGAGGAACACGGCCGTCATGTCGGGTCGGTCCGCCGCGCGCTCCGGCGCATGGACGACCTGATCGATCGGAAGTACGGCGAGGTCGCACTTGCGTCTAACCACATCGCTGAGATGCTCCACAGCGCGGTTTCCGAACTCCGCGACGCGAGTACCCGCCTCTCGGAAGCGACCGGCGAGGCGCTCGTCTCGGCGACGCGCGGGCTCGATGAGACGACGAGCGCGCTCCGGACGTGGCTCGCGAAGCACGGCTGCGAAACCGAGTCTCGCGGACAGGCGATCAAGAAGCTCCGGCTCGGCGAGTTCGATCCGTCCGGACTGAGAGGGTATCAGAACGTGAAGGACGAACTACGCCGCGGACTGAGCCTGTGGACCGACGCCGGCCGAAACCCCGCTGACTTCAAGAACGCCGCGGTGATGTTCCGCAGATCTGACCGCCGGAGTCCCCAGGTGATGGACGCGACCCGTCTCCTCGAACTCCGCGAGCACGTCTAG
- a CDS encoding rhomboid family intramembrane serine protease, whose product MASVRSATRTGPLRPVAETLALMAAVSAAFWVVGLLARPLAAFLFVLSAPTVVQPWTLVTSVYAHAGVGHLLSNAVVVVVAGVPVAASTTRARFHGFVLATGALAGLAQVWLGGLLVPTGVVGISGAAFALVGYVAAANPAADALGRAARRLDVSPRVLVVAVGGLALAVTVVFSPAGSALIAHFVGLLLGVGAGRARLLRV is encoded by the coding sequence ATGGCCTCCGTCCGATCGGCGACCCGAACCGGGCCGCTCCGTCCGGTCGCCGAGACGCTCGCGCTCATGGCCGCGGTGTCGGCGGCGTTCTGGGTCGTCGGGCTGCTCGCGCGCCCGCTGGCGGCGTTCCTGTTCGTCCTGTCGGCGCCGACGGTCGTCCAGCCGTGGACGCTTGTGACCAGCGTGTACGCCCACGCCGGCGTCGGCCACCTCCTCTCGAACGCGGTCGTGGTCGTCGTCGCCGGCGTTCCCGTGGCCGCCTCGACGACCCGTGCCCGGTTTCACGGCTTCGTCCTCGCGACGGGGGCGCTCGCGGGGCTGGCGCAGGTGTGGCTCGGTGGCCTGCTCGTCCCCACGGGCGTCGTGGGCATCAGCGGCGCCGCGTTCGCGCTCGTCGGCTACGTCGCCGCCGCCAATCCCGCCGCCGACGCGCTCGGGCGCGCGGCGCGACGGCTCGACGTGTCGCCGCGGGTTCTGGTCGTCGCTGTCGGGGGACTCGCGCTGGCGGTCACGGTCGTGTTCAGCCCCGCCGGAAGCGCGCTGATCGCGCATTTCGTGGGGCTGCTTCTGGGCGTCGGCGCCGGGAGAGCCCGACTGCTGCGTGTGTGA
- the rpsJ gene encoding 30S ribosomal protein S10, which translates to MPGQQARVRLAGTSPDDLDDICDDVREIADKTGVALSGPIPLPTKTLEVPSRKSPDGEGTATWEHWEMRVHKRLIDIDADERALRQLMRIQVPNDVSIEIVLED; encoded by the coding sequence ATGCCCGGACAGCAAGCGCGCGTCCGACTCGCGGGCACGAGCCCCGACGACCTGGACGACATCTGCGACGACGTCCGCGAGATCGCGGACAAGACCGGCGTGGCGCTGTCGGGTCCCATCCCGCTCCCCACGAAGACCCTCGAGGTCCCGTCGCGAAAGTCCCCCGACGGCGAGGGGACGGCGACGTGGGAGCACTGGGAGATGCGCGTCCACAAGCGGCTGATCGACATCGACGCCGACGAACGCGCGCTCCGTCAGCTCATGCGGATCCAGGTCCCGAACGACGTCTCCATCGAGATCGTCCTCGAGGACTGA
- the tuf gene encoding translation elongation factor EF-1 subunit alpha: MSDKPHQNLAIIGHVDHGKSTLVGRLLFETGSVPEHVIEQHREEAEEKGKGGFEFAYVMDNLAEERERGVTIDIAHQEFDTDQYYFTIVDCPGHRDFVKNMITGASQADNAVLVVAADDGVAPQTREHVFLARTLGINELIVGINKMDLVDYSEDSYDEVVSEVEDLLKQVRFGTEDASFIPISAFEGDNIADRSDNTSWYDGEILLEALNNLPESEPPTDAPLRLPIQDVYTISGIGTVPVGRIETGEMTPGDNVSFQPSDVGGEVKTVEMHHEEVDYAGPGDNVGFNVRGVGKDDIRRGDVCGPADDPPTVAETFQAQVVVMQHPSVITAGYTPVFHAHTAQVACTVESLDQKLDPSSGEVAEENPDFIKSGDAAIVTVRPQKPLSIEPSSEIPELGSFAIRDMGQTIAAGKVLSVNER; the protein is encoded by the coding sequence ATGAGCGACAAACCCCACCAGAACTTGGCCATCATCGGCCACGTCGACCACGGGAAGTCCACGCTCGTCGGGCGGCTCCTCTTCGAGACCGGGAGCGTCCCCGAGCACGTGATCGAACAGCACCGAGAGGAGGCCGAGGAGAAGGGCAAGGGCGGCTTCGAGTTCGCCTACGTCATGGACAACCTGGCCGAGGAGCGCGAGCGCGGTGTCACGATCGACATCGCCCACCAGGAGTTCGACACCGACCAGTACTACTTCACCATCGTCGACTGCCCGGGCCACCGTGACTTCGTGAAGAACATGATCACGGGCGCCTCGCAGGCCGACAACGCGGTGCTCGTCGTCGCGGCCGACGACGGCGTCGCGCCCCAGACCCGCGAGCACGTCTTCCTGGCCCGCACGCTGGGTATCAACGAGCTGATCGTCGGGATCAACAAGATGGACCTCGTCGACTACTCGGAGGACTCCTACGACGAGGTCGTCTCCGAGGTCGAGGACCTGCTCAAGCAGGTCCGCTTCGGCACCGAGGACGCGAGCTTCATCCCGATCTCGGCGTTCGAGGGCGACAACATCGCCGACCGCTCGGACAATACGTCGTGGTACGACGGCGAGATCCTTCTGGAGGCCCTCAACAACCTTCCGGAGTCGGAGCCGCCGACGGACGCGCCGCTGCGTCTGCCCATCCAGGACGTCTACACCATCTCGGGTATCGGGACGGTCCCCGTCGGGCGGATCGAGACCGGCGAGATGACCCCCGGTGACAACGTCTCCTTCCAGCCGTCGGACGTCGGCGGCGAGGTGAAGACGGTCGAGATGCACCACGAGGAGGTCGACTACGCGGGCCCCGGCGACAACGTCGGCTTCAACGTCCGCGGCGTCGGCAAGGACGACATCCGCCGCGGCGACGTCTGTGGTCCCGCGGACGACCCGCCGACGGTCGCCGAGACCTTCCAGGCGCAGGTCGTCGTCATGCAGCACCCGTCCGTCATCACGGCCGGCTACACCCCCGTCTTCCACGCCCACACGGCGCAGGTCGCGTGTACGGTCGAGTCGCTCGACCAGAAGCTCGACCCGTCCTCGGGCGAGGTCGCCGAGGAGAACCCGGACTTCATCAAGTCCGGCGACGCGGCCATCGTGACGGTGCGCCCGCAGAAGCCCCTCAGCATCGAGCCGTCCAGCGAGATCCCGGAGCTGGGCTCCTTCGCCATCCGCGACATGGGTCAGACCATCGCGGCCGGCAAGGTGCTCTCCGTCAACGAACGGTAA
- a CDS encoding homoserine dehydrogenase, whose translation MRLCVLGAGAVGRAVAELAPEYDNEVTALADSSSAVVDPDGVDVEAALARKDAGEALGGASPGDALAAEYDVLVEATPTTLGDAEPGFSHVRTALERDKHVVLANKGPVAERYAEVRALEADSAGEVYFEATVGGAIPVCATVDDLGAKHVSAVRGVLNGTANFVLSRMAAEGLDYDHVLAEAQDLGVAEADPSFDVEGTDAALKCVILANVLREADCDTLDELREAAVTLADADVEGIRDIPGSALELAAEDGRTVRLVGEATRDGVSVGPRLVPENGTLSVTGTRNIVEIDHEYAGGLAISGRGAGGEETASAVLADVARLE comes from the coding sequence ATGAGGCTCTGTGTCCTCGGCGCCGGCGCGGTCGGCCGGGCGGTCGCGGAGTTGGCCCCCGAGTACGACAACGAGGTGACCGCGCTGGCGGACTCGTCGTCGGCGGTCGTCGACCCCGACGGCGTCGACGTGGAGGCCGCCCTCGCGCGCAAGGACGCCGGGGAGGCGCTCGGCGGCGCCTCGCCGGGCGACGCGCTAGCGGCCGAGTACGACGTGCTCGTGGAGGCGACCCCGACGACGCTGGGCGACGCCGAGCCCGGCTTCTCGCACGTGCGCACCGCGCTGGAGCGCGACAAGCACGTCGTGCTCGCGAACAAGGGGCCGGTCGCCGAGCGGTACGCCGAGGTGCGCGCGCTGGAGGCCGACTCCGCGGGCGAGGTGTACTTCGAGGCGACCGTCGGCGGCGCCATTCCGGTGTGCGCGACGGTCGACGACCTCGGGGCGAAGCACGTCTCGGCGGTTCGCGGCGTGCTCAACGGGACGGCGAACTTCGTCCTCTCGCGGATGGCCGCCGAGGGCCTCGACTACGACCACGTGCTCGCGGAGGCCCAGGACCTGGGCGTCGCGGAGGCGGACCCCTCGTTCGACGTGGAGGGAACCGACGCGGCGCTGAAGTGCGTCATCCTGGCGAACGTGTTGCGCGAGGCCGACTGCGACACCCTCGACGAGCTTCGCGAGGCCGCGGTCACGCTCGCGGACGCCGACGTGGAGGGGATCCGCGACATCCCGGGCAGCGCGCTGGAGCTGGCGGCCGAGGACGGGCGGACCGTCCGGCTCGTCGGCGAGGCGACCCGCGACGGCGTCAGCGTCGGCCCGCGGCTGGTCCCGGAGAACGGCACGCTGTCGGTGACCGGCACGCGAAACATCGTCGAGATCGACCACGAGTACGCGGGGGGGCTCGCCATCTCCGGGCGCGGCGCCGGCGGCGAGGAGACCGCCAGCGCCGTGCTGGCCGACGTGGCTCGACTGGAGTAG
- a CDS encoding amino acid-binding protein: MPSESTPAPDEQPVDAADDGGTESDGDDAAETDGGHETELQAHTIRLELVDEPGQLLGALKPIADNGANLLSIFHERGSLTPRGRIPVEVDIECPPDRFEGILDDLRERGVNVIQADAEEYGDEVTVVLVGHLVDTDLSDTLKKIQDCSGASVADIDLSAPAGAGSSAHSSARLRLRAHAGETASVIETVREVAAEKDIDVIAPLEGRR, encoded by the coding sequence ATGCCCTCGGAGTCGACGCCAGCCCCCGACGAGCAGCCGGTGGACGCGGCGGACGACGGCGGTACCGAGAGTGACGGCGACGACGCGGCGGAGACGGACGGCGGCCACGAGACGGAGCTGCAGGCGCACACGATCCGGCTCGAGCTGGTCGACGAGCCGGGGCAGCTGCTCGGGGCGCTGAAACCCATCGCCGACAACGGCGCGAACCTGCTGTCGATCTTCCACGAGCGCGGGAGCCTCACCCCGCGGGGACGCATCCCCGTCGAGGTCGACATCGAGTGTCCGCCCGACCGGTTCGAGGGGATCCTCGATGACCTCCGGGAGCGCGGCGTCAACGTGATCCAGGCCGACGCCGAGGAGTACGGCGACGAGGTGACGGTCGTCCTCGTGGGCCACCTCGTGGACACGGACCTGTCGGACACGCTCAAGAAGATCCAGGACTGCTCGGGGGCGTCCGTGGCCGACATCGACCTGTCGGCGCCGGCGGGCGCCGGGTCGTCGGCGCACTCCAGCGCCCGGCTTCGCCTGCGGGCACACGCCGGCGAGACCGCCAGCGTGATCGAGACGGTCCGGGAGGTCGCCGCCGAGAAGGACATCGACGTGATCGCGCCGCTGGAGGGCCGCCGATGA
- a CDS encoding elongation factor EF-2, with protein sequence MGRRKKIVQECEELMDEPEQIRNIAIAAHVDHGKTTLTDNLLAGAGMIADADEATQLVMDTEEDEQERGITIDAANVSMTHEYEGDNHLINLIDTPGHVDFGGDVTRAMRAVDGALVVVDAVEGAMPQTETVVRQALREGVKPALFINKVDRLISELQEGPEEMQQRLQDVIADVNELIRGMTEEMDDIDEDWTVSVEEGTVGFGSALYKWGVSLPSMQRTGMSFADIIELEQDHKRQELHERTPLSDVVLDMVAEHFPNPLKAQPFRIPRIWRGDDDSDIAEDMRTVNREGDIVFMATDIGMDPHAGEIATGRVFSGTLEKGQELYVSGTAGKNRVQSVGIYMGGEREELDRGVPAGNVAAVTGLKDAIAGSTVSDKEMTPFESIEHISEPVITKSVEAKSMDDLPKLIKTLQQVAKEDPTIRVEINEDTGEHLISGQGELHLEVITQRIQKNQGIPVQTGEPIVVYREQPQEASREVEGVSPNRHNKFYITVEPMADDIVETIQRGEASMSMPELERREALQEAGMDKDTSQNVEHIHGTNVLIDDTKGIQHLNETMELVIEGLEEALDDGPLAAEPVQGALLRLHDARLHEDTIHRGPAQVIPAVRDAVHRALIDGEVRLLEPIQDVRIDVPSEHMGDASGEIQGRRGRVDDMYQEGDLMVIEGIAPVEEMIGFSSDIRSATEGRASWNTENAGFRVLVDNLQREKIMEIRERKGMKLELPQSIDYI encoded by the coding sequence ATGGGCCGACGAAAGAAAATCGTACAGGAATGTGAGGAGCTGATGGACGAGCCGGAGCAGATCCGGAACATCGCCATCGCCGCTCACGTCGACCACGGGAAGACGACACTGACGGACAACCTGCTCGCGGGCGCGGGCATGATCGCCGACGCCGACGAGGCGACCCAGCTCGTGATGGACACCGAGGAGGACGAGCAGGAGCGCGGGATCACCATCGACGCGGCGAACGTCTCGATGACCCACGAGTACGAGGGGGACAACCACCTCATCAACCTCATCGACACGCCGGGCCACGTCGACTTCGGCGGGGACGTGACCCGCGCGATGCGCGCCGTCGACGGCGCGCTCGTCGTGGTCGACGCCGTCGAGGGCGCGATGCCCCAGACGGAGACGGTCGTCCGGCAGGCGCTCCGCGAGGGCGTCAAGCCGGCGCTGTTCATCAACAAGGTCGACCGCCTCATCTCCGAGCTCCAGGAGGGGCCCGAGGAGATGCAGCAGCGCCTCCAGGACGTCATCGCGGACGTGAACGAGCTCATCCGCGGGATGACCGAGGAGATGGACGACATCGACGAGGACTGGACGGTCTCCGTCGAGGAGGGCACCGTCGGGTTCGGCTCGGCGCTGTACAAGTGGGGCGTCTCGCTCCCGTCGATGCAGCGCACCGGCATGTCGTTCGCGGACATCATCGAGCTTGAGCAGGACCACAAGCGCCAGGAGCTCCACGAGCGCACGCCGCTTTCGGACGTCGTGCTCGACATGGTCGCCGAGCACTTCCCGAACCCGCTGAAGGCGCAGCCGTTCCGCATCCCGCGCATCTGGCGCGGCGACGACGACTCCGACATCGCCGAGGACATGCGGACGGTCAACCGCGAGGGCGACATCGTCTTCATGGCGACCGACATCGGGATGGACCCCCACGCCGGCGAGATCGCGACGGGTCGCGTCTTCTCCGGCACGCTCGAGAAGGGCCAGGAGCTGTACGTCTCCGGCACCGCGGGCAAGAACCGCGTCCAGTCGGTCGGGATCTACATGGGCGGCGAACGCGAGGAGCTCGACCGGGGCGTCCCCGCGGGCAACGTCGCGGCCGTCACCGGCCTGAAGGACGCCATCGCGGGCTCCACGGTCTCCGACAAGGAGATGACGCCGTTCGAGTCGATCGAGCACATCTCCGAGCCGGTCATCACCAAGAGCGTGGAGGCGAAGTCGATGGACGACCTGCCGAAGCTCATCAAGACGCTCCAGCAGGTCGCCAAGGAGGACCCGACCATCCGCGTGGAGATCAACGAGGACACCGGCGAGCACCTCATCTCCGGGCAGGGCGAGCTCCACCTCGAGGTCATCACCCAGCGGATCCAGAAGAACCAGGGCATCCCCGTTCAGACGGGTGAGCCCATCGTCGTCTACCGCGAGCAGCCGCAGGAGGCCTCCCGCGAGGTCGAGGGCGTCTCGCCGAACCGCCACAACAAGTTCTACATCACCGTCGAGCCGATGGCGGACGACATCGTCGAGACGATCCAGCGTGGCGAGGCGTCGATGAGCATGCCCGAACTGGAGCGCCGCGAGGCGCTGCAGGAGGCCGGCATGGACAAGGACACGTCCCAGAACGTGGAGCACATCCACGGGACGAACGTCCTCATCGACGACACGAAGGGGATCCAGCACCTGAACGAGACGATGGAGCTGGTCATCGAGGGCCTCGAGGAGGCGCTCGACGACGGTCCCCTCGCGGCCGAGCCCGTGCAGGGCGCGCTGCTGCGCCTGCACGACGCGCGGCTGCACGAGGACACCATCCACCGCGGTCCGGCGCAGGTCATCCCCGCCGTCCGCGACGCCGTCCACCGCGCGCTCATCGACGGCGAGGTGCGCCTCCTGGAGCCGATCCAGGACGTCCGCATCGACGTGCCCAGCGAGCACATGGGCGACGCCTCCGGCGAGATCCAGGGCCGCCGCGGCCGCGTCGACGACATGTACCAGGAGGGCGACCTCATGGTCATCGAGGGCATCGCGCCCGTCGAGGAGATGATCGGCTTCTCCAGCGACATCCGCTCGGCCACCGAGGGCCGCGCCTCCTGGAACACGGAGAACGCGGGCTTCCGCGTGCTCGTGGACAACCTCCAGCGCGAGAAGATCATGGAGATCCGCGAGCGCAAGGGCATGAAGCTCGAGCTGCCGCAGTCGATCGACTACATCTGA
- a CDS encoding DUF5781 family protein, translating to MDIRVRGAVPPDPFLGAATLFETEHDLSLPVEVQVRDNPEERTWAAHYDDRHVLNISRKAATSAMARELALHELSHMARYEEPHPSHHQSTDEALFLALSGSSVERRKVHHCYQIANHMKDVYADDITLSVGPGGKLVTFFESQLAAAVADRPRDHPHPDSQRMTPGSDPDITAVNAAFALAMCERHGLVGDGHRLYDLVHAAADDAPAVDVQGFTRLFRSLAADPSESEYRKALVDAARLYAVNAGGGSAAAD from the coding sequence ATGGACATCCGAGTCCGCGGCGCCGTCCCGCCCGACCCCTTTCTCGGGGCGGCAACGCTCTTCGAGACCGAACACGACCTCTCGCTCCCGGTCGAGGTCCAGGTTCGCGACAACCCCGAGGAACGGACGTGGGCGGCCCACTACGACGACCGCCACGTCCTCAACATCTCCCGGAAAGCGGCGACCTCGGCGATGGCGCGCGAGCTCGCCCTCCACGAGCTGTCGCACATGGCCCGATACGAGGAGCCGCATCCCTCACACCACCAGTCGACCGACGAGGCGCTGTTCCTCGCGCTGTCGGGGTCGTCGGTCGAGCGACGGAAGGTCCATCACTGCTACCAGATCGCGAACCACATGAAGGACGTGTACGCCGACGACATCACCCTCTCCGTCGGTCCCGGCGGGAAGCTCGTCACCTTCTTCGAGTCGCAGCTGGCCGCCGCGGTCGCGGACCGTCCGCGCGATCACCCCCACCCCGACTCACAGCGAATGACGCCCGGCTCGGACCCGGACATCACGGCCGTCAACGCCGCGTTCGCGCTCGCGATGTGCGAGCGGCACGGGCTCGTCGGCGACGGGCACCGCCTGTACGACTTGGTTCACGCCGCCGCGGACGACGCTCCGGCGGTCGACGTGCAGGGGTTCACGCGGCTGTTCCGGTCGCTCGCGGCCGACCCCTCGGAGTCGGAGTACCGGAAGGCGCTGGTCGACGCCGCCAGGCTGTACGCCGTCAACGCGGGCGGCGGATCCGCTGCGGCCGACTGA
- a CDS encoding GNAT family N-acetyltransferase codes for MFPEVIETERLRLERCSREHVSARALYDAASDRNPTIDEETEYLPWSPLDTLAGAEERLAEFERQWDERERAEWVVRPRGDEPGAGEFAGTAGLICRWDRDLALPAIWLRKPFWGRGYSGERADALLAVAFDRLDVGVAAVPIHGDNERSRRAVERYVDRHGGRYEGLLRNHAGRYDEPADHHRFSVSREEWRAADGARTPVRYPDDE; via the coding sequence GTGTTCCCGGAGGTCATCGAGACGGAGCGCCTGCGGCTCGAACGGTGCTCGCGCGAGCACGTCTCCGCGCGAGCGCTGTACGACGCCGCGTCCGACCGCAACCCGACGATCGACGAGGAGACGGAGTACCTCCCGTGGTCGCCGCTCGACACGCTCGCCGGCGCCGAGGAGCGCCTCGCCGAGTTCGAGCGACAGTGGGACGAGCGCGAACGGGCGGAGTGGGTCGTCCGCCCTCGGGGCGACGAGCCGGGCGCCGGCGAGTTCGCCGGGACGGCCGGGCTCATCTGCCGGTGGGACCGCGACCTCGCGCTGCCCGCGATCTGGCTGCGAAAGCCGTTCTGGGGGCGGGGCTACTCGGGCGAGCGCGCCGACGCGCTGCTCGCGGTGGCGTTCGACCGACTGGACGTGGGCGTCGCCGCGGTGCCGATCCACGGCGACAACGAGCGGTCCCGCCGCGCCGTCGAACGGTACGTCGACCGCCACGGGGGCCGGTACGAGGGACTGCTCCGCAATCACGCGGGACGCTACGACGAGCCCGCCGACCACCACCGGTTCTCGGTGAGCCGCGAGGAGTGGCGCGCGGCCGACGGCGCCCGAACCCCCGTTCGGTACCCCGATGACGAGTGA